Below is a window of Tolypothrix bouteillei VB521301 DNA.
CGGATTCATCAATTTGTAAATTTTTTGCTTCTATTAATCGTAAATCTGCTGGAACTTTATCACCAGAAGCTATTAAAACGACATCCCCCGGTACTAATTCTTGTGAAGGAATACGTATTTTTTCACCGTTACGGATGACGGTGGTTTCTGTGGTAATGGCTTTGGCGAGGGCTGCGATCGCACCTTCTGCTTTGGATTCCTGCACAAAACCAATGATGGCGTTAGTTGTAGTAACGCCCCAAATCACTCCTGCGTTTACCAAACTTCCCGACAGCGCTTTCACTAAACCCGCACACAGCAAAATAATCAGCAGTGGTTGGTTAAATTGCAAGAGAAACTTTAACCACCAAGGTTTGGTTTTCTTTGCCGTCAGTTCGTTTGTCCCGAACTTTGCCAATTTTTGTTTGACTTGGGGGCTACTCAACCCCTTCTCTGGATGAGTTTCTAGAAGTGCGATCGCATCATCAATTTCCAAAGCATGCCAAACTTGGGGCTGCTTCTCGGACAGTCCAACAGGAGATATAACCCGAACCATATTTCAAAATAATTAGTGTTGTTATTTATATAGCACGAACAAATAGTGCTAAAAGTAAAATGACACTATAAAATTTCAATAAAGACTATTGTGTTCCTCAATAGTTGCATGAAAACTACGGAAGCGAGTATGCTTGCCGTGTCAGTAAGAGAGTGGCAACTCGTAAGCGCGTGAATGTGAACTTGTCTACACCTTTAGAATTAATTGGGCGTTCGGCAGAATTCCAACAGATAGTGGAAATTCTGGCACGGGATGGAGATTTGTTAATAGCGGGAGTACCGGGAAGCGGACGGCGTACTCTCGTGCGAGGTGCAGCCCAAGAAGTAGGAGCAATTATATTAGAGGTAGACTGCATTCGCGCTACTGATGGGCAGAGATTTTTACAATTGTTAGCAGAGGCAATTAGTCAAAACTTTGAACCTGTCCCCATTCGGCAATGGTTAGCGACAACTGGGGGTGAATTATTTGCTTTTCATCCTGAAGGCAATGGCGGTAAGCTCAAACCCCTGCGTTCTCTAAATCAGAAGCAGCTATGGCAAGCATTTGAAATGCTGATTGCCTTACCACAAAAGTTGGTAGAAAATACAGGCAAGCAAGTGGTGTTAATATTGCAAAGTTTCCCCCACATCCGTTCCTGGGATCGAAATGGTTTGTGGGAAACTACTCTCAGACGAGAAATTAATCAGCACGATCGCGTCAGTTACATTTTAATTGCAACTATTGCTGAAATTAGCAATCACCCAGAAGAAAGCGACTATCCATTAGAGGTTGTGCAGTTACCGCCTTTAGCAAAAGATGTCATGGCTATTTGGGCGAGAGAGATGCTGCACGCTTCGGGCTTGACATTTGATGCGCGATCGTCAGCATTGCAGTTATTTCTGGATGCGGTACAAGGACACATTGGTGATGCTGTGTCCCTCATTCGCCGCCTGCAAACCTTTCGCCGCCCGGATGGTTTAATCACCGAACACGAAGTAAAGCTAGCCATTGAAGGGTTACTCAAAGA
It encodes the following:
- a CDS encoding ATP-binding protein, producing the protein MNVNLSTPLELIGRSAEFQQIVEILARDGDLLIAGVPGSGRRTLVRGAAQEVGAIILEVDCIRATDGQRFLQLLAEAISQNFEPVPIRQWLATTGGELFAFHPEGNGGKLKPLRSLNQKQLWQAFEMLIALPQKLVENTGKQVVLILQSFPHIRSWDRNGLWETTLRREINQHDRVSYILIATIAEISNHPEESDYPLEVVQLPPLAKDVMAIWAREMLHASGLTFDARSSALQLFLDAVQGHIGDAVSLIRRLQTFRRPDGLITEHEVKLAIEGLLKDLSIVFESLLMLLPANQVHLLECLATDPTEKPQSKEYIQKHGLSRGGSLQGALLGLQHKGLIYGQEKGYRFALPLLALWLCERLI